In a single window of the Branchiostoma floridae strain S238N-H82 chromosome 2, Bfl_VNyyK, whole genome shotgun sequence genome:
- the LOC118406734 gene encoding probable ATP-dependent RNA helicase DDX59 — MFVPRSVSVKHVKKNTRTVQPKPQSWPTKGIQQTNPTTHNNTAKPSTAISTSVQQDRQTELGSDEPGSAIEIDSSTSLKEEFSNDGCEQGSSVSKEEDEDEPIVSFSKNQRWPEEGEPACVMCGRYGEYICDQTDSDVCSLECKAKHLTLVHHQKQYLDPDQSSSPEESRATVQVNSLSETQNLYKEHVTLSQLSNEQVEEVRKQLGITVRGTDVPKPILEFFHCGFNDTVSANMSVVKYDMPTAVQMQVLPAGMMGRDVMAAAPTGSGKTAAFLLPVVLNVFRTVSSAIGGRDPRWTHPLALILAPTRELCMQVEDQAKQLMKGLPHMRTALLVGGLPLPPQVHRLQQGVQVLVATPGRLLDILHRKDVSLECVEVLVVDELDTMLHLGFREQVLEIIDSLPSQRQTMMFSATIPQPIETLASSILNNPVYVLVGQASTPSPSVKQTILWVEENSKKRMLFTILQDPKHYQPPVLVFVDSRMGADLLADAIHTKCNVRALSMHGDKPQSERSAALNSLLKGEVDVVVATGVLGRGLDLCRVRLVIVFDMPPSVNEYIHQIGRAGRLGSSGRAMAFINNNNKGLFLDLFDTLHPLHMQMPSQLVNSPHLQQQRERRKRTQRARENVETSSRTEQHGEKWAQQKHSNAAYMQRQRAKRGREQEGSKAKHHKKY; from the exons ATGTTTGTACCAAGATCTGTATCCGTCAAGCATGTCAAGAAGAATACTAGAACTGTCCAACCTAAACCACAGTCCTGGCCCACCAAAGGCATACAACAGACCAATCCAACAACACACAACAATACAGCAAAACCTTCCACAGCAATATCTACCTCTGTCCAACAAGACAGGCAAACAGAATTAGGGAGTGACGAGCCTGGTAGTGCTATTGAAATAGACTCATCTACGTCTCTGAAAGAGGAATTTTCAAATGATGGATGTGAACAAGGTAGCAGTGTATCAAAagaggaggatgaagatgaacCCATCGTGTCTTTCAGCAAGAACCAACGCTGGCCTGAGGAAGGGGAACCGGCCTGTGTCATGTGTGGCAGGTATGGGGAGTATATCTGTGACCAGACTGACAGTGACGTCTGTAGCTTAGAGTGCAAGGCCAAGCACCTCACACTCGTGCAccaccaaaaacagtacctggACCCCGACCAATCGTCAAGTCCAGAAGAAAGCAGAGCAACTGTACAAGTCAATAGCCTTTCTGAGACACAGAATTTGTACAAGGAACATGTGACGTTATCACAACTGAGTAATGAACAAGTTGAAGAAGTCAGGAAACAACTTGGAATCACTGTAAGAGGAACAGATGTTCCTAAACCTATCTTGGAGTTCTTCCACTGTGGGTTCAATGATACGGTCAGTGCAAACATGTCTGTGGTGAAGTATGACATGCCCACAGCTGTGCAGATGCAGGTGTTGCCTGCAGGGATGATGGGAAGGGACGTGATGGCAGCGGCACCTACTGGATCAGGAAAAA CTGCTGCCTTCCTCCTGCCAGTAGTACTGAATGTGTTCAGGACAGTGTCCAGTGCTATAGGTGGGAGAGATCCCAGGTGGACACACCCACTGGCCTTGATCTTAGCTCCTACCAGGGAGCTGTGTATGCAAGTAGAGGATCAGGCAAAGCAACTCATGAAAG GTCTGCCCCACATGAGAACAGCCTTGCTGGTGGGAGGCCTGCCCCTCCCCCCGCAGGTGCACCGGCTGCAGCAGGGGGTACAGGTGCTGGTGGCCACACCTGGCAGGCTTCTGGACATCTTACACAGGAAAG ATGTTTCCCTTGAGTGTGTTGAGGTGTTGGTTGTTGATGAACTGGATACCATGTTACACCTGGGCTTCAGGGAGCAGGTGTTAGAGATCATTGACAGCCTTCCCTCTCAGAGACAGACCATGATGTTCTCAGCCACCATCCCACAGCCTATAGAGACCCTGGCCTCATCCATACTCAACAACCCTGTCTATGTACTTGTTGGGCAG GCAAGCACACCCAGTCCTTCAGTGAAGCAGACAATACTGTGGGTGGAGGAAAACTCAAAGAAGAGGATGTTGTTCACCATCCTACAGGACCCCAAACACTACCAGCCTCCTGTACTAGTGTTTGTGGATTCACGCATGGGAGCAGACTTGCTTGCGGATGCCATACATACG AAATGTAATGTACGAGCCCTCTCCATGCACGGTGACAAGCCCCAGTCTGAGCGGTCAGCAGCTCTAAATTCTCTGCTGAAAGGAGAAGTGGACGTGGTGGTGGCCACTGGTGTCCTGGGGAGGGGGCTGGACCTTTGCAGGGTCCGACTGGTCATTGTTTTTGACATGCCACCCTCTGTCAATGAGTACATTCATCAG ATTGGGCGAGCTGGCAGGCTAGGTTCCAGTGGAAGGGCCATGGccttcatcaacaacaacaataaaggCCTATTTCTGGACCTGTTTGACACTCTGCACCCCCTACACATGCAGATGCCCTCACAACTGGTCAATTCTCCCCACCTGCAGCAGCAGAGGGAACGTAGGAAAAGGACACAAAGGGCTAGGGAAAATGTAGAGACGTCATCACGGACTGAACAACACGGAGAGAAGTGGGCACAACAGAAACACAGCAATGCTGCTTACATGCAACGGCAGAGGGCCAAAAGGGGAAGAGAGCAAGAAGGTTCAAAAGCCAAGCATCATAAGAAGTATTAA
- the LOC118406834 gene encoding nicotinamide/nicotinic acid mononucleotide adenylyltransferase 3-like isoform X1: MHLRLFELARDHLERTGLYKVIEGIMSPTNDRYGKKGLVPSTDRIAMAQLAVATSDWVRVDSWESEQDSWLSSVVVARHMKRQVQNKYGSVTESETDGPSRKRRKTQHNGTQPFVMFPST, translated from the exons ATGCACTTACGTCTTTTTG AGCTTGCCCGTGATCATCTGGAGAGGACAGGTCTCTATAAAGTGATCGAAG ggatCATGTCGCCAACAAATGACAGATAtggtaaaaag GGATTGGTGCCCAGTACAGATAGGATTGCCATGGCACAACTGGCAGTTGCTACTTCAGACTGGGTGAG AGTGGACAGTTGGGAGAGTGAACAGGACAGCTGGCTGTCATCTGTTGTGGTGGCCAGGCACATGAAACGGCAGGTCCAGAACAAGTACGGCAGCGTGACAGAGTCGGAAACAGACGGGCCATCCAGGAAGAGGaggaaaacacaacacaacggTACTCAACCTTTTGTCATGTTTCCTAGTACATAA
- the LOC118406810 gene encoding uncharacterized protein LOC118406810: MASNSCKIWVCVFFFVLAICSFITLITFGPLYGIDSVAELQYRRTECTVKDSSTSEESCTYKWRCTQNDPHGGRTCQTRESTLLCLNVTVEYTIPTSSGTFTSQLSDSIYGVQYGSKCTFNTGCPGSRRKVEEYSRDWGTQNQRYQCFYDPSNHKNVIRTNNTTLGKWGLFHLFFWPSLLTVVGVVGTYVTCRALPGPICGDKAGRNGGKGRSAGHHPNPAFDVTPSCDSPSCDGI; the protein is encoded by the exons ATGGCAAGCAACAGTTGTAAGATTTGGGTTTGCGTGTTTTTCTTCGTGTTGGCCATCTGCTCCTTCATAACGCTCATCACGTTCGGCCCGCTCTACGGGATAGACAGCGTTGCCGAACTGCAGTACCGGCGGACAGAGTGCACCGTGAAAGACTCTTCCACAAGCGAGGAATCCTGTACGTATAAATGGAGGTGCACGCAAAATGATCCACATGGAGGTCGGACATGCCAAACCAGAGAATCCACTCTACTTTGTTTGAACGTCACGGTGGAGTACACAATTCCTACTTCAAGTGGAACTTTCACAAGTCAGTTGTCGGACTCGATCTACGGTGTTCAATACGGCAGCAAG TGTACCTTCAACACGGGCTGTCCTGGCTCTAGACGCAAAGTTGAGGAGTACAGCCGTGACTGGGGAACACAAAACCAGCGGTATCAGTGCTTCTACGACCCGTCAAACCACAAGAACGTTATCCGAACCAACAACACGACACTCGGCAAGTGGGGACTGTTCCATCTGTTCTTCTGGCCGTCGCTCCTCACAGTCGTCGGTGTTGTTGGTACCTACGTCACTTGTCGCGCTCTACCAGGCCCGATCTGTGGAGACAAAGCAGGTAGAAATGGCGGGAAAGGGAGATCAGCTGGTCATCATCCAAACCCGGCATTTGATGTCACACCTTCTTGTGACTCGCCTTCCTGTGACGGCATCTAG
- the LOC118406834 gene encoding nicotinamide/nicotinic acid mononucleotide adenylyltransferase 3-like isoform X2, with the protein MSPTNDRYGKKGLVPSTDRIAMAQLAVATSDWVRVDSWESEQDSWLSSVVVARHMKRQVQNKYGSVTESETDGPSRKRRKTQHNGTQPFVMFPST; encoded by the exons ATGTCGCCAACAAATGACAGATAtggtaaaaag GGATTGGTGCCCAGTACAGATAGGATTGCCATGGCACAACTGGCAGTTGCTACTTCAGACTGGGTGAG AGTGGACAGTTGGGAGAGTGAACAGGACAGCTGGCTGTCATCTGTTGTGGTGGCCAGGCACATGAAACGGCAGGTCCAGAACAAGTACGGCAGCGTGACAGAGTCGGAAACAGACGGGCCATCCAGGAAGAGGaggaaaacacaacacaacggTACTCAACCTTTTGTCATGTTTCCTAGTACATAA
- the LOC118409470 gene encoding uncharacterized protein LOC118409470 — translation MLAGNPYREYGKCDVCKRPYDFRWSRQLWFEMYKRSSWLYRHRFCLLSNIISCLLMYILFRMIPPKDNIAVLVAHTTKERKEDFDFVGLFYVLYVHNNALVLFLLFGAMCYNCMGLHSQPVMLLANVGVLYACALYNTVCYPDSRPPEPVSFYMIPIVGLAYAPIAHIAALLMIWILLDVMMSIWGVVLVVCTILDVLHLTGYAANRALFPLLCIDDVLDDLGNRRYFLILHGLGRLVLPVGMFFLHVMCLYVKIEF, via the exons AT GCTAGCTGGAAATCCATACAGGGAGTACGGCAAATGTGACGTCTGTAAGCGGCCGTATGACTTTCGATGGAGCAGGCAACTGTGGTTTGAGATGTACAAG AGATCGTCATGGCTGTACCGCCACCGTTTCTGTCTCCTCTCCAACATCATCAGCTGCCTGTTGATGTACATCCTCTTCAGAATGATTCCACCCAAAGACAACATCGCCGTCTTAGTAGCCCACACTACcaaggaaaggaaagaagacTTTGACTTCGTCGGACTCTTCTATGTGCTATACGTGCATAACAACGCCCTCGTGCTTTTCCTACTCTTTGGTGCCATGTGTTACAACTGCATGGGGCTCCACTCGCAGCCTGTAATGTTACTAGCGAACGTCGGTGTGCTATACGCATGTGCTTTGTACAATACCGTTTGCTATCCTGACAGCCGCCCACCCGAACCAGTGTCGTTCTACATGATTCCAATCGTTGGTCTTGCCTACGCTCCAATCGCACACATTGCCGCCCTCTTGATGATCTGGATCCTTCTAGACGTGATGATGTCTATCTGGGGAGTAGTACTGGTAGTGTGTACCATTCTGGATGTCCTACACCTGACAGGGTACGCAGCCAATAGGGCTCTCTTCCCACTGCTGTGCATTGACGATGTCTTAGATGACCTTGGTAACAGGAGGTATTTTCTGATACTGCACGGTTTAGGACGACTCGTTTTGCCTGTAGGTATGTTCTTCTTGCATgtcatgtgtttgtatgtcaaaatcgagttctga
- the LOC118406795 gene encoding nicotinamide/nicotinic acid mononucleotide adenylyltransferase 1-like isoform X2, with protein MAAPGRVVLLACGCFNPITNMHLRLFELARDHLEKTGLYKVIEGIISPAHDKYGKKGLVPSTDRIAMAQLALSTSDWVRVDSWESEQKGWLETAVVARHLKRQVQNKHGSVMDSETDGPSRKRRKTQHNVNNIDKNAGSSTAVASGDVQLKLLCGADLLESFAVPNLWRDEHIKELVSDFGLVVISRAGSNPEKFIYESDVLSKYKNNIHLVTEWIQNEISATKIRRSLKRKESVRYLVPDPVINYINEHQLYQPETETS; from the exons ATGGCAGCCCCCGGAAGAGTCGTGTTGTTGGCTTGTGGCTGCTTCAACCCCATAACCAACATGCACTTACGTCTTTTCG AGCTTGCTCGTGATCATCTGGAGAAGACAGGCCTGTATAAGGTGATTGAAGGGATCATATCACCAGCACACGACAAATATGGTAAAAAG GGATTGGTACCCAGTACAGATAGGATTGCCATGGCACAACTGGCACTCTCTACTTCAGACTGGGTGCG TGTGGACAGTTGGGAGAGTGAACAGAAGGGCTGGCTGGAGACTGCTGTGGTGGCCAGGCACTTGAAACGACAGGTTCAGAACAAGCACGGCAGCGTCATGGACTCTGAAACAGACGGGCCATCCAGGAAGAGGAGGAAAACACAGCACAACG TTAACAACATAGATAAAAATGCTGGCAGCAGCACAGCTGTGGCATCTGGTGATGTACAACTGAAACTGTTGTGTGGTGCAGACTTGCTGGAGTCCTTCGCTGTACCCAATCTCTGGAGAGATGAACAT ATCAAAGAACTTGTGTCTGACTTTGGCTTAGTTGTCATTTCAAGAGCCGGGTCCAACCCTGAAAAGTTTATCTATGAGTCTGATGTGTTGTCTAAATATAAG aACAACATCCATCTAGTGACAGAATGGATTCAGAATGAGATAAGTGCCACAAAAATCAG GCGTTCCCTGAAACGAAAGGAGAGCGTACGGTACCTTGTCCCTGACCCTGTCATAAACTATATCAACGAACATCAGCTGTACCAGCCAGAAACTGAGACATCCTGA
- the LOC118406729 gene encoding uncharacterized protein LOC118406729, with translation MLLKVGNVLIVVNINHYSTCGRGAEENGVNNGMVGTVACSGTPLYRVVMPDNLLFTSVRRKFRRVRSRFCVSLAMSEFFGPSLDGTYPTMSIYGGPLYAEFLGPFYANATAGSFSTTPSTAEPVGSHPGLPGWEDKAVQDLQDIWLDLEESLSNKYHSRVERDDVPQIEELARLFVFRAKSSQRWVPYYTALSPTATPCPEPEVKATEAGATPTDQDIRILAREEDEEDDLKDWINGMNDDLDISSMIQEAGCDLLSGADEEDLSAVTSISQLTSGQTPECDRSVLIGCEETQSNQCDTPFEEEDDKSATMDLAATYNSLAEQPMPCLPFESQSPANMPKPSSPATELLLTPVYDDACAHYPSCAEEPPSPKCASVVERDDWVMIAAVATLFVYHAKHSLRHVPYYTCQSPAHTPPATPRLVMDGLSGDEDVQSLARRADEEDIADWVNGMCGTGDQSTTTTLLHQSEDVHSLATKIGKEDTQDFVNETCGDQSTPTKLLQQDKGVHGHAKEIYKEDTQSFVNETCGDKSSPTSFMHQGDDVHSLEKEEQDNLNVTLMCGPSHQMAPAALTVQDADTQAKKGDKEGQGKLIDEKDMHMKAQTDEPKKRRGKWWDLRKKREMATDRTNGTNNEDAKKGRKWWRRAFKKESDGKTSSSDNEQRNRWWKIFREKQSQKKGQGMEDEMTTKDSNTKWWKIGSKKSVGSQADTGMGDNKTGRSAGCCICM, from the exons ATGTTACTGAAGGTAGGTAACGTTTTAATTGTCGTCAATATTAATCATTATTCGacttgtgggaggggggcagaagaaAATGGCGTCAACAATGGCATGGTTGGAACCGTCGCTTGTTCTGGAACGCCATTGTACCGCGTGGTTATGCCTGACAACCTGCTGTTTACTTCAGTTCGAAGAAAATTTCGCCGCGTTCGGTCACGATTTTGTGTCTCTCTCGCGATGTCGGAGTTTTTCGGGCCAAGTTTGGACGGTACGTACCCAACCATGTCCATCTACGGTGGACCTCTTTATGCGGAGTTCTTGGGACCGTTCTACGCCAATGCGACTGCAGGAAGTTTCTCAACAACTCCATCAACAGCCGAACCCGTGGGTTCTCACCCAGGTCTACCCGGCTGGGAAGACAAGGCAGTTCAAGACTTGCAAGACATCTGGTTGGATCTAGAAGAATCCTTGTCAAACAAGTACCACTCCAGGGTTGAGAGAGATGACGTTCCACAGATTGAGGAACTGGCGAGGTTGTTTGTATTCCGTGCCAAAAGCTCACAGCGCTGGGTACCATACTACACTGCGCTATCTCCCACAGCTACACCCTGCCCAGAGCCTGAAGTTAAAGCTACAGAGGCTGGAGCCACACCAACAGATCAGGACATCAGAATCCTGGCCAGagaggaagatgaagaagacGACCTGAAGGATTGGATAAATGGAATGAACGATGATCTTGACATTTCCTCCATGATACAAGAGGCTGGATGTGATTTGTTGAGTGGCGCTGATGAAGAAGACTTGAGTGCGGTGACATCTATCAGTCAGCTCACCAGTGGCCAGACTCCTGAATGTGACCGTTCTGTCTTGATTGGTTGTGAAGAGACACAGTCCAACCAGTGTGATACCCCATTTGAAGAGGAGGATGACAAGTCTGCAACTATGGATCTGGCAGCTACTTACAACAGCCTGGCAGAACAACCCATGCCTTGCCTCCCGTTTGAGAGCCAGTCACCTGCAAACATGCCAAAGCCATCATCACCAGCAACTGAGTTGTTGCTGACCCCAGTTTATGATGATGCTTGTGCACACTATCCCAGTTGTGCTGAGGAGCCACCGTCCCCGAAGTGTGCTTCTGTTGTGGAGCGTGATGATTGGGTCATGATAGCAGCTGTGGCAACTCTCTTTGTGTATCACGCCAAGCACAGCCTGCGCCATGTGCCGTACTACACCTGTCAGTCTCCAGCGCATACCCCACCGGCCACTCCAAGACTGGTGATGGATGGATTGTCAGGTGATGAAGATGTACAAAGCCTTGCTAGGAGAGCTGATGAAGAAGACATAGCAGATTGGGTCAATGGGATGTGTGGCACTGGAGACCAATCTACAACTACTACGTTGTTGCACCAAAGTGAAGATGTGCACAGTCTTGCCACAAAAATTGGCAAGGAAGACACACAAGACTTTGTCAATGAAACATGTGGTGACCAATCTACACCTACCAAATTGTTGCAACAAGATAAAGGTGTCCACGGTCATGCCAAGGAAATCTATAAGGAAGACACACAAAGCTTTGTCAATGAAACATGTGGAGACAAATCTTCACCTACCTCATTTATGCACCAAGGTGACGATGTCCACAGTCTTGAAAAGGAAGAgcaagacaacttaaatgtcacTCTCATGTGTGGCCCCTCTCATCAAATGGCACCTGCTGCATTGACAGTTCAAGATGCAGATACCCAAGCCAAGAAAGGTGACAAGGAAGGTCAAGGAAAGTTGATTGATG AGAAAGACATGCATATGAAGGCCCAAACTGATGAGCCCAAGAAGAGGAGAGGCAAATGGTGGGACTTAAGGAAAAAGAGAGAGATGGCCACAGACAGGACAAATGGCACCAACAATG AGGATgcaaagaaaggaaggaagtgGTGGAGGAGAGCATTCAAGAAGGAGAGTGATGGAAAGACAAGTAGCAGTGACAATG AGCAAAGAAATCGCTGGTGGAAGATCTTCAGGGAGAAACAGTCACAAA AGAAAGGACAAGGAATGGAAGATGAGATGACAACTAAAGATTCAAACACAAAATGGTGGAAGATTGGCAGTAAGAAGAGTGTGGGCAGTCAAGCTGACACAGGAATGGGTGATAACAAGACTG GAAGGAGTGCAGGATGCTGCATCTGCATGTGA
- the LOC118406764 gene encoding uncharacterized protein LOC118406764, translating into MSLMISRSVVFLLLFLNTIQASTIGHGPGKVRRTKPPCYMFPGGSAQPRPPLPSLWYPVLSLNDKEIASWQNLNFSSAGILLKQARYLRTSDRLCLLYICSVLMAQAVDLETNPGPRPPKYPCGSCGKAVTFKHKAVCCDRCDFWFHHDCQGLGSFMYPYLSNSNVSWICLNCGLPNLSTTFFSDSRDLSSPNPFSPLSNDSPGMPQAASSPKSPVQNKHRSNARPLRLINANFQSLRNKKVELETLVDQTKPDILVITETWLDSSCNISEYFPSHLNMQVFYRNRPEDSHGGVLIAVSNEFICTQEPHLETNCEMVWVKINLVGSKCLNICAYYRPQVGDSVSLDCLEESMERICNKRNNHVWIIGDFNFPGWDWSDPQQPVLKPDCPYPGLHRRFMELLSDQNMSQVVDKPTR; encoded by the exons ATGTCGCTGATGATTTCCAGGTCAGTGGTCTTTCTCTTGCTATTTCTCAACACGATTCAGGCCTCAACTATCGGACATGGCCCAGGTAAAGTACGCAGGACGAAGCCGCCATGTTACATGTTTCCCGGTGGTAGCGCTCAGCCGCGACCGCCATTACCATCCCTATGGTACCCCGTCCTTAGTTTAAATGACAAAGAAATTGCTTCTTGGCAAAATCTGAATTTCAGTTCTGCTGGGATCCTCTTGAAACAAGCTAGATATTTGAGAACATCAGACAGACTCTGCCTACTCTACATTTGTTCCGTACTGATGGCACAGGCCGTTGACTTGGAAACCAACCCTGGTCCTCGGCCTCCAAAGTATCCGTGCGGTTCTTGTGGAAAGGCGGTGACTTTTAAGCACAAAGCGGTTTGTTGCGACAGATGCGATTTCTGGTTTCACCACGATTGTCAAGGCCTCGGTTCTTTCATGTATCCCTATCTAAGCAATTCGAATGTGTCATGGATATGTTTAAATTGTGGACTTCCAAACTTATCAACTACATTCTTTTCTGACTCCCGCGACCTATCCTCCCCTAATCCATTTAGCCCCCTAAGTAATGACAGCCCAGGAATGCCGCAAGCTGCGTCTTCCCCGAAATCGCCTGTTCAAAACAAACACAGGTCCAATGCTAGGCCATTACGGCTGATCAATGCAAATTTCCAATCCCTTCGAAATAAAAAAGTCGAACTAGAAACCTTAGTAGATCAGACAAAACCAGACATCTTAGTGATTACAGAGACTTGGTTGGATAGCTCCTGCAATATTTCAGAATACTTCCCAAGCCACCTCAACATGCAAGTGTTCTATAGGAATAGACCGGAGGACAGCCATGGTGGTGTCTTGATAGCTGTCTCCAATGAATTCATATGTACACAGGAACCTCACCTTGAGACCAACTGTGAAATGGTTTGGGTGAAGATTAATCTGGTAGGATCCAAGTGCTTGAATATATGTGCTTACTATAGACCTCAGGTAGGAGACAGCGTAAGTTTGGACTGTTTAGAAGAATCTATGGAAAGAATATGTAACAAACGTAATAACCATGTATGGATTATCGGTGATTTCAATTTCCCAGGGTGGGATTGGTCAGACCCTCAGCAGCCTGTACTTAAGCCAGACTGCCCCTACCCAGGTCTGCACCGCCGATTCATGGAACTGCTTAGTGATCAAAACATGTCACAAGTTGTGGATAAGCCAACCAG ATGA
- the LOC118406795 gene encoding nicotinamide/nicotinic acid mononucleotide adenylyltransferase 1-like isoform X1, whose amino-acid sequence MAAPGRVVLLACGCFNPITNMHLRLFELARDHLEKTGLYKVIEGIISPAHDKYGKKGLVPSTDRIAMAQLALSTSDWVRVDSWESEQKGWLETAVVARHLKRQVQNKHGSVMDSETDGPSRKRRKTQHNVNNIDKNAGSSTAVASGDVQLKLLCGADLLESFAVPNLWRDEHIKELVSDFGLVVISRAGSNPEKFIYESDVLSKYKNNIHLVTEWIQNEISATKIRRSLRRKESIRYLVPDPVINYINEHQLYQPETETS is encoded by the exons ATGGCAGCCCCCGGAAGAGTCGTGTTGTTGGCTTGTGGCTGCTTCAACCCCATAACCAACATGCACTTACGTCTTTTCG AGCTTGCTCGTGATCATCTGGAGAAGACAGGCCTGTATAAGGTGATTGAAGGGATCATATCACCAGCACACGACAAATATGGTAAAAAG GGATTGGTACCCAGTACAGATAGGATTGCCATGGCACAACTGGCACTCTCTACTTCAGACTGGGTGCG TGTGGACAGTTGGGAGAGTGAACAGAAGGGCTGGCTGGAGACTGCTGTGGTGGCCAGGCACTTGAAACGACAGGTTCAGAACAAGCACGGCAGCGTCATGGACTCTGAAACAGACGGGCCATCCAGGAAGAGGAGGAAAACACAGCACAACG TTAACAACATAGATAAAAATGCTGGCAGCAGCACAGCTGTGGCATCTGGTGATGTACAACTGAAACTGTTGTGTGGTGCAGACTTGCTGGAGTCCTTCGCTGTACCCAATCTCTGGAGAGATGAACAT ATCAAAGAACTTGTGTCTGACTTTGGCTTAGTTGTCATTTCAAGAGCCGGGTCCAACCCTGAAAAGTTTATCTATGAGTCTGATGTGTTGTCTAAATATAAG aACAACATCCATCTAGTGACAGAATGGATTCAGAATGAGATAAGTGCCACAAAAATCAG GCGGTCCCTGAGACGAAAGGAGAGCATACGGTACCTTGTCCCTGACCCTGTCATAAACTATATCAACGAACATCAGCTGTACCAGCCAGAAACCGAGACATCATGA